From a single Marinobacter sp. THAF197a genomic region:
- a CDS encoding DUF2802 domain-containing protein: MSYTIPSWLPWGLTAVAIVLVLVQGVIHGRQISALRASTKQRCDTLGRELHATTSGSMGVGQRLVACERQLHELRNALDEMRQNDPLRISYDEAARLVDLGADIDDLMNTCGISRPEAELVSALKKRQAA; encoded by the coding sequence ATGAGTTATACCATTCCTTCCTGGCTCCCCTGGGGCCTGACTGCAGTCGCGATTGTCCTGGTCCTGGTTCAGGGTGTCATCCACGGGCGTCAGATCAGCGCATTGCGAGCTTCAACAAAACAGCGATGCGACACCCTGGGCCGTGAATTGCACGCTACGACCAGCGGTAGCATGGGCGTCGGCCAGCGCCTGGTGGCCTGCGAAAGGCAACTGCACGAATTGCGTAACGCCCTGGATGAAATGCGCCAGAACGACCCACTGAGAATTTCCTACGACGAAGCAGCGCGCCTGGTTGATCTTGGTGCAGATATCGACGATCTTATGAATACGTGCGGAATATCCCGCCCCGAGGCCGAACTGGTGTCAGCACTGAAGAAACGTCAGGCGGCCTGA
- a CDS encoding chemotaxis protein CheA: MAFDADEEILQDFLVEAGEILEKLSEQLVDLEQHPDDSNLLNAIFRGFHTVKGGAGFLQLEALVNCCHSAENVFDILRNHKRKVTSELMDVVLEALDHVNAMFDQVRNREEPTPAPDELIAALDELAKPEGDTAAPATPTPEPEPAVGAGNDSGDITDEEFEQLLDALADEKGAEQQPAAAPENTSANDAGSDGDEITDDEFEALLDQLHGKGQFAGPPVVDNDTPPEPEPEEPAKSSTGDDLITDDEFENLLDELHGKGKSPGAAPAAETKPEPAAKPEPKKPEPKQPEPAKQEAKPAAPAAPARDAAPAAETTVRVDTKRLDDIMNMVGELVLVRNRLQRLGSESEDEHMHKAVANLDVVTTDLQAAVMQTRMQPIKKVFGRFPRVVRDLARGLKKEINLVMHGEETDLDKNLVEALSDPLVHLVRNSVDHGIEMPEVREKAGKPRAGTVTLSAEQEGDHILLSISDDGAGMNPDVLRRKAVEKGLYDQDAADRLTDNECFNLIFAAGFSTKEQISDVSGRGVGMDVVKTKIGQLNGQINIVSEQGKGTSIIIKVPLTLAIMPTLMIMLGDQSFALPLVNVVEIFHLDLSKTNIVDGRECIVVRDKVFPLFHIKRWLVHGAAGQKEPENAHVVIVAMGTKQVGFVVDQLIGQEEVVIKPLGRALQGTPGMAGATITGDGRIALIIDVPSLLQHYG, from the coding sequence ATGGCGTTTGATGCCGACGAAGAGATCCTGCAGGACTTCCTGGTTGAGGCCGGCGAGATTCTCGAAAAGCTGTCCGAGCAGCTGGTAGATCTTGAGCAGCATCCGGATGACAGCAACCTGCTCAACGCCATCTTCCGTGGTTTCCACACGGTCAAGGGCGGTGCCGGGTTCCTGCAGCTCGAAGCGCTGGTCAACTGCTGTCACTCTGCGGAAAATGTGTTCGATATCCTTCGCAACCACAAGCGCAAGGTTACCTCCGAATTGATGGACGTGGTGCTGGAAGCCCTGGACCACGTCAACGCCATGTTTGATCAGGTTCGTAACCGTGAAGAGCCGACGCCGGCTCCGGACGAATTGATCGCCGCGCTGGATGAACTTGCCAAGCCGGAAGGCGACACGGCAGCGCCGGCAACGCCAACGCCAGAACCCGAACCTGCCGTGGGTGCCGGCAATGATTCCGGTGATATTACCGACGAAGAGTTTGAGCAACTGCTGGATGCCCTGGCCGATGAAAAAGGTGCGGAGCAACAGCCGGCGGCCGCACCGGAAAACACCTCTGCCAATGACGCCGGGTCAGACGGCGACGAGATCACCGACGACGAATTTGAAGCCCTGCTGGACCAGTTGCATGGCAAAGGCCAGTTTGCCGGCCCCCCGGTTGTTGATAACGACACCCCGCCGGAGCCGGAACCAGAAGAACCGGCAAAATCATCCACTGGTGATGATCTGATCACCGATGACGAGTTTGAAAACCTGCTGGATGAGCTGCACGGCAAAGGCAAGAGCCCTGGTGCAGCCCCCGCAGCGGAGACCAAACCTGAGCCTGCGGCCAAGCCTGAGCCAAAGAAGCCGGAGCCAAAACAACCGGAACCCGCCAAGCAGGAAGCCAAACCGGCAGCCCCCGCCGCCCCGGCAAGAGATGCGGCGCCCGCAGCCGAGACCACCGTGCGGGTGGATACCAAGCGCCTTGACGACATCATGAATATGGTGGGTGAGCTGGTGCTGGTCCGTAATCGCCTGCAGCGTCTGGGCTCCGAGAGCGAAGATGAACATATGCACAAGGCGGTCGCCAACCTCGACGTGGTGACCACCGATTTGCAGGCGGCGGTCATGCAGACTCGCATGCAACCGATCAAAAAGGTATTTGGGCGCTTCCCACGGGTGGTACGAGACCTGGCCCGAGGGCTGAAGAAAGAAATCAACCTGGTGATGCACGGGGAAGAAACCGACCTGGACAAGAACCTGGTCGAAGCGCTGTCCGACCCGCTGGTTCACCTGGTAAGAAACTCCGTTGATCATGGCATTGAAATGCCAGAGGTGCGGGAAAAGGCCGGTAAGCCCCGTGCTGGCACCGTTACCCTGTCAGCGGAACAGGAGGGGGATCATATCCTGCTTTCCATCTCTGACGATGGCGCGGGTATGAACCCTGATGTTCTGCGCCGAAAAGCGGTGGAGAAGGGGCTGTACGACCAGGATGCCGCAGATCGACTGACCGATAACGAGTGTTTTAACCTGATTTTTGCCGCTGGTTTCTCGACCAAGGAACAGATATCCGATGTGTCTGGCCGGGGCGTGGGCATGGACGTGGTGAAGACCAAGATCGGCCAACTTAACGGCCAGATCAACATCGTGTCTGAACAGGGCAAGGGCACCAGCATTATTATCAAGGTGCCGCTCACCCTGGCGATCATGCCTACGCTGATGATCATGCTGGGCGATCAGTCCTTCGCCTTGCCCCTGGTGAACGTGGTTGAAATTTTCCATCTGGATCTGTCGAAAACGAACATCGTCGATGGCCGGGAATGCATCGTGGTTCGTGACAAGGTATTCCCGCTGTTCCACATCAAGCGCTGGCTGGTACATGGCGCGGCTGGCCAGAAAGAGCCGGAAAACGCCCATGTGGTGATTGTGGCCATGGGTACAAAGCAGGTCGGGTTCGTGGTGGACCAGCTGATCGGCCAGGAAGAGGTGGTGATCAAGCCGCTGGGGCGGGCGTTACAGGGTACGCCCGGTATGGCCGGGGCCACCATCACCGGTGACGGCCGCATTGCCCTGATTATTGACGTACCCAGCCTTCTTCAACATTACGGTTAG
- a CDS encoding ParA family protein, with protein MRIWAVANQKGGVGKTTSVVALGGLLAERGKRVLVVDLDPHGSLTSWFGYDPDSLAHSVFDLFQHQGKVPEGLPAQLITETSCPNLSLLPASTALATLERRMIGVEGMGLIVSRALAQLWDDFDYVILDNTPSLGVLMVNALAAAQHLIIPVQTEFLAIKGLERMLHTLQMIMRSQKNELAYTIVPTLYDRRTQASVKSLNLLRKTYGDKLWRFAIPVDTKFRDASQAGVIPSALDADTHGVRAYRHLLDDVLALTATAKERRHG; from the coding sequence GTGCGAATCTGGGCTGTAGCCAATCAAAAAGGTGGTGTAGGTAAGACAACCTCGGTGGTAGCCCTGGGCGGGTTGTTGGCCGAACGCGGCAAACGCGTGCTGGTGGTCGACCTTGACCCCCATGGCTCTCTGACCAGCTGGTTCGGGTATGACCCCGATTCGCTGGCGCACAGCGTATTCGATCTGTTCCAGCACCAGGGCAAGGTGCCGGAAGGCCTGCCTGCCCAGCTGATTACCGAGACCAGTTGTCCGAATCTGTCGTTGCTGCCGGCCAGCACAGCCCTGGCCACCCTTGAGCGTCGGATGATTGGCGTGGAGGGGATGGGGTTGATTGTTTCCCGGGCCCTGGCGCAACTCTGGGATGACTTTGATTACGTGATTCTGGACAACACCCCGTCGTTGGGCGTGCTGATGGTCAATGCCCTGGCGGCGGCCCAGCATCTGATCATTCCGGTACAGACCGAGTTTCTGGCGATCAAGGGCCTGGAGCGCATGCTGCACACCCTGCAAATGATCATGCGTTCCCAGAAGAACGAATTGGCGTACACCATTGTGCCCACGCTCTATGATCGCCGTACCCAGGCCTCAGTGAAGAGCCTGAATCTGTTGCGTAAAACCTACGGCGACAAGCTCTGGCGTTTTGCCATTCCGGTGGACACCAAGTTCCGGGATGCCAGCCAGGCCGGTGTTATTCCATCGGCACTGGATGCAGACACCCATGGCGTTCGAGCCTACCGGCATCTGCTTGACGATGTTCTGGCGTTAACCGCTACCGCGAAGGAGCGGCGGCATGGCTGA
- a CDS encoding ATP-binding protein: MKQYKQAARSAQREPAEVTYREELEKLIAMDLGPIPPGWQMSPRGVEKFLLGDETLGIERKFVADRGVVVRIIISLCTSRGCLLVGEPGTAKSWLSELLAAAISGNSTLTLQGGAISQVSQLLYSWNEAILHSEGPTLNALVPTPLLRGMMEGRLVRFEEIARCPQSLQDAILSVLSDRVVVIPELAGEEGVILAREGFNLVATSNSIDEGVHSMSAALKRRMDFEEIRPIRHLADEMDVVLREVAKANRRAGVEVALDEPVVEVLVTLFHELRNGQTLDGRSTDRLAGAALSTAEAVSVAHAASLNAWYYGGGAMTVEHLMHHIIGSALKDQPEDRRRLKHYFETAVAPRKGDHWQQAWALRSLIN; encoded by the coding sequence ATGAAACAGTACAAACAAGCAGCCCGCTCTGCCCAGCGGGAACCGGCCGAGGTGACCTACCGGGAAGAGCTCGAAAAACTGATCGCCATGGACCTGGGCCCTATTCCGCCTGGCTGGCAAATGTCTCCCCGTGGAGTGGAAAAATTCCTGCTGGGCGATGAGACGCTGGGCATCGAGCGCAAGTTCGTTGCCGATCGTGGTGTCGTGGTCCGTATTATTATTTCCCTGTGCACCAGCCGTGGTTGCTTGCTGGTTGGTGAGCCGGGAACGGCCAAGTCCTGGCTATCTGAGCTGTTGGCGGCAGCCATTTCCGGTAACTCCACGTTGACGCTTCAGGGCGGTGCCATCAGTCAGGTTAGCCAGCTGTTGTACAGCTGGAACGAAGCGATTCTGCACAGTGAAGGACCAACCCTGAACGCCCTGGTGCCAACACCATTGCTACGGGGCATGATGGAAGGGCGCCTGGTTCGCTTCGAAGAAATCGCCCGCTGCCCTCAGTCGTTGCAGGACGCCATACTGTCGGTATTGTCTGACCGGGTTGTGGTGATTCCGGAACTGGCCGGGGAGGAAGGGGTCATCCTGGCTCGGGAAGGGTTCAATCTGGTGGCTACCTCGAACAGCATCGATGAGGGCGTGCATAGTATGAGTGCCGCCCTCAAGCGCCGGATGGATTTCGAAGAAATCCGGCCTATCCGCCACCTGGCTGATGAAATGGACGTAGTCCTTCGTGAGGTGGCCAAGGCGAATCGGCGTGCCGGTGTCGAGGTGGCGCTGGATGAGCCAGTGGTTGAGGTGTTGGTGACGCTGTTTCACGAATTGCGCAACGGCCAGACCCTGGATGGACGAAGCACCGACCGCCTGGCGGGCGCCGCCCTTTCAACCGCCGAAGCTGTCTCGGTGGCCCACGCGGCCAGCCTGAATGCCTGGTACTACGGTGGCGGAGCCATGACCGTGGAGCACCTGATGCACCATATCATTGGTTCCGCACTCAAGGATCAGCCGGAAGACCGGCGGCGCCTAAAGCACTATTTCGAGACCGCAGTGGCGCCCCGCAAAGGGGATCATTGGCAGCAGGCCTGGGCCCTGCGCTCACTGATTAACTGA
- a CDS encoding flagellar motor protein, which yields MDILSLLGIILAFVAILGGNLLEGGAVGSLFNGPAGLIVVGGTLAATILQTSWPMLKRAMAQIRWVFVPPYISLEDGIGKVIDWSVKARKQGLLGLEGLAEREPEKFARKGLQLLVDGAEPEAIRSIMEVDLESREQRDLEAARIYEAMGGYSPTIGIIGAVMGLIQVMTNLEDPQSLGSGIATAFVATIYGVALANLLFFPVANKLRSIVKERTRYEDMMIDGIIAIAEGENPKSIELRLRGFLQ from the coding sequence ATGGATATTCTGAGCCTGCTGGGCATCATCCTTGCCTTTGTAGCCATCCTGGGTGGCAATCTGCTCGAAGGTGGTGCCGTCGGCTCCCTGTTCAATGGGCCTGCCGGGCTGATCGTGGTTGGGGGCACACTGGCGGCCACCATTCTGCAAACCTCCTGGCCGATGCTCAAGCGTGCCATGGCGCAGATTCGCTGGGTGTTTGTGCCGCCCTACATCAGCCTGGAAGATGGTATTGGCAAGGTCATCGATTGGAGCGTCAAGGCTCGTAAGCAGGGTTTGCTGGGCCTTGAGGGTCTGGCAGAGCGAGAGCCGGAGAAATTTGCCCGCAAAGGGCTGCAGTTGCTGGTTGACGGCGCTGAGCCGGAAGCCATCCGCAGCATTATGGAAGTGGATCTGGAATCCCGTGAACAGCGGGATCTTGAGGCGGCGCGTATCTACGAAGCCATGGGTGGTTATTCGCCGACGATCGGTATCATCGGGGCGGTCATGGGCCTGATACAGGTAATGACCAACCTTGAAGACCCGCAGTCCCTGGGCAGCGGCATTGCCACCGCGTTCGTAGCCACCATCTACGGCGTGGCCCTGGCTAATCTGCTGTTTTTCCCTGTCGCCAACAAGTTGCGAAGTATCGTCAAGGAACGTACCCGCTACGAAGACATGATGATCGATGGCATCATCGCCATCGCTGAGGGTGAGAACCCGAAATCCATTGAACTGAGGCTGCGGGGCTTCCTGCAGTAA
- a CDS encoding chemotaxis protein CheW, protein MADKKMAQLATPDAAIASYLDELLHTATSSAQVQEPEQVQPAPEPKNEARTRVREKPAEIVKPAEIVKSEPAPVIEKAPPEPPTRPDWSHGPFECLIFTVAGLQLAVPLVLLGAIHRIEEEIRPIPGSPRWYMGIRPDRDHNLRVVDTAEWIMAGRVPAGARDNYRFVIRLDDSDWGLACDDVAQSFTLKPDEVRWRTARSKRPWLAGTVIDHMCALIDVRTMAHLLVRAEREHHLDLS, encoded by the coding sequence ATGGCTGACAAAAAAATGGCACAGCTGGCCACGCCCGATGCGGCGATCGCCAGCTACCTCGACGAACTTCTGCATACGGCAACCAGCAGCGCCCAGGTGCAAGAGCCTGAACAGGTTCAGCCGGCACCGGAACCGAAGAACGAAGCCAGAACCAGAGTCCGGGAAAAACCGGCGGAGATAGTAAAACCTGCCGAGATAGTAAAATCGGAGCCTGCCCCGGTTATCGAGAAGGCGCCGCCCGAGCCGCCAACCCGGCCAGATTGGTCCCATGGGCCGTTTGAGTGCCTGATTTTTACCGTGGCGGGGCTGCAGCTCGCGGTGCCTCTGGTGCTGCTTGGAGCCATTCATCGAATTGAAGAGGAAATCCGGCCAATTCCCGGCAGCCCCCGTTGGTATATGGGTATTCGCCCGGACCGGGATCATAACCTGCGGGTGGTAGACACCGCCGAGTGGATTATGGCGGGGCGGGTTCCAGCCGGTGCCCGTGATAATTATCGGTTTGTGATCCGTCTGGATGACAGCGATTGGGGGTTGGCCTGTGACGATGTTGCCCAGTCGTTCACCCTCAAGCCCGATGAGGTGCGCTGGCGCACCGCACGGAGCAAGCGGCCCTGGCTGGCGGGAACCGTGATTGATCACATGTGCGCGTTGATTGATGTCAGAACCATGGCTCACCTGTTGGTGAGGGCCGAGCGGGAGCACCATCTGGATCTGAGCTGA
- a CDS encoding ATPase, T2SS/T4P/T4SS family — MKKLYPRAAEALNAVDRRAFVSGVDIGPSITGHSIPKEETVEHLLALCPEIEPDHVVMHIGGGSGYLTAVLAELAYRVLYVDRNPVVAEKARERFTLGGKHNVEVLVADAGNGITTDELCDLILCTTFIPEPAAMVTVLRDGGKLVCLEGRAGPVPSLAMFQRSGTRIERVRTLGWVDFNRNAEQILIDLGIVDEAVLAQARAEAAGKNERILDVVRRKLNLEEIDLYRSLAQQRGMTFTDADEVLGSLQTELFRRFSRTFLDLSRMIPVAEEDGSLTVVTDDPDAHTDQLERLTPRHRITCLLVTPTDFRRIWSALDLTVKGSRFVAEHGKTVPENENERSRDLLGEDKGNNRNISPYLVSVYEAILLDAVSEKASDIHIEQYENRVRIRLRVDGELRDLPQYQLSAREIRGVINVIKLRAELNIAEHRLPQGGRSRLQLGNTSYDLRIQTQPSLHGENAVIRLLPQTGRAMTIAELGMSPAIGSRYQRLLDNPAGLVLVVGPTGSGKSTTLYAGLQTLADDGRRKVITVEDPIEYSIENIQQTRVRADIGFSFADAMRAFVREDPDVILVGEIRDQETALEAIRASQTGHVVLSTLHCNDAVDSLQRLYDLGVHPNSIAGELLAVIAQRLAKRICKHCRKPAKPDPAIMAEVFPDGAPADFRCFEGKGCDKCNGRGTQGRVAIIEYMEVESDIRNAISSQPPIGELRWRALDAGLVTMRDSALDHVIEGIIPLSELPRIIPRERMAPEVRGGRRSIG, encoded by the coding sequence ATGAAGAAACTCTACCCGAGAGCCGCCGAGGCTCTCAATGCTGTAGACCGGCGGGCGTTCGTCTCCGGTGTTGATATTGGCCCCTCGATTACTGGCCATTCCATTCCCAAAGAAGAAACCGTTGAACATCTGCTGGCACTTTGCCCGGAAATAGAGCCGGATCACGTGGTTATGCACATTGGCGGCGGGTCGGGCTACCTCACCGCCGTGCTCGCTGAACTTGCCTACCGTGTTCTTTACGTTGATCGCAATCCGGTTGTTGCCGAGAAGGCCAGAGAGCGTTTCACCCTCGGAGGTAAGCACAACGTCGAGGTGCTGGTTGCTGACGCGGGTAATGGGATAACAACCGACGAGCTATGTGACCTGATCCTGTGCACCACCTTTATTCCCGAGCCGGCGGCGATGGTGACCGTTTTGCGGGATGGTGGAAAACTGGTGTGCCTGGAAGGCCGGGCAGGCCCGGTGCCAAGCCTGGCCATGTTTCAGCGCAGTGGCACACGAATTGAGCGGGTTCGAACCCTGGGCTGGGTGGATTTCAATCGCAATGCCGAACAGATCCTGATTGATCTGGGGATTGTGGACGAAGCGGTTCTGGCGCAGGCCCGGGCGGAAGCGGCCGGGAAGAACGAACGCATTCTGGACGTGGTCCGGCGCAAGCTGAACCTGGAAGAGATTGATCTTTACCGGTCCCTGGCCCAACAACGGGGAATGACCTTCACGGATGCTGACGAAGTGCTCGGTAGCCTGCAAACCGAGCTGTTCAGACGGTTCTCCCGTACCTTCCTCGATCTTTCCCGGATGATCCCGGTGGCAGAGGAAGACGGTAGCCTGACGGTGGTCACCGATGACCCTGACGCCCACACCGATCAACTCGAGCGCCTGACACCCAGGCATCGGATCACCTGCCTGCTGGTCACGCCTACCGATTTCCGAAGGATCTGGTCAGCACTGGATTTGACCGTCAAAGGCAGCCGGTTTGTCGCAGAGCACGGCAAGACCGTTCCGGAAAACGAGAATGAACGCTCCCGGGACTTGCTGGGTGAGGATAAGGGTAACAACCGGAATATCAGCCCCTATCTGGTATCGGTGTATGAGGCCATCCTTCTGGATGCGGTCAGTGAGAAAGCCAGCGATATTCACATTGAGCAGTACGAAAACCGGGTTCGAATCCGGTTACGGGTGGATGGAGAGTTGCGCGACTTGCCGCAGTATCAGTTATCTGCCCGTGAAATCCGGGGTGTGATCAATGTGATCAAACTGCGGGCCGAACTCAATATTGCCGAACACCGTTTGCCCCAGGGCGGGCGTTCCCGATTGCAGCTGGGTAACACGTCCTACGACCTCAGAATCCAGACCCAGCCATCGCTGCATGGCGAAAATGCCGTCATTCGCTTATTGCCCCAGACCGGGCGGGCCATGACCATCGCCGAGCTCGGCATGTCTCCGGCCATTGGCAGCCGCTACCAACGGTTGCTGGATAACCCGGCGGGCCTGGTGCTGGTGGTCGGCCCGACTGGTTCGGGTAAATCCACAACCCTGTATGCCGGCTTGCAGACCCTTGCCGATGACGGCCGCCGTAAGGTGATCACGGTGGAAGATCCCATCGAGTATTCCATCGAGAACATCCAGCAAACCCGCGTGCGTGCGGACATTGGTTTCAGCTTCGCCGATGCCATGCGAGCGTTTGTGCGTGAAGACCCGGATGTCATTCTGGTGGGCGAAATCCGTGACCAGGAGACGGCTCTGGAAGCTATTCGAGCCTCCCAGACCGGGCATGTGGTGTTGTCGACGCTGCACTGTAATGATGCCGTAGATTCACTCCAGCGTCTTTACGATCTTGGGGTACACCCCAACTCCATTGCCGGCGAGCTGCTGGCGGTGATTGCCCAGCGCTTGGCCAAGCGCATCTGCAAACATTGCCGCAAGCCGGCCAAACCGGACCCTGCCATTATGGCCGAGGTGTTCCCGGATGGCGCCCCTGCGGACTTCCGCTGTTTCGAGGGTAAAGGCTGCGACAAATGCAACGGCCGTGGCACCCAGGGGCGGGTGGCCATTATTGAGTATATGGAAGTGGAATCCGATATCCGGAACGCCATCTCCAGCCAGCCACCTATCGGTGAGCTGCGTTGGCGGGCACTGGATGCCGGTCTGGTAACCATGCGGGACAGCGCGCTGGATCACGTTATTGAGGGGATCATCCCGTTGTCGGAGTTGCCTCGCATCATACCGAGAGAGCGAATGGCACCGGAAGTTCGCGGCGGTCGCAGGAGTATCGGATGA
- the motD gene encoding flagellar motor protein MotD — translation MRRRRQPQDDLHNKERWLISYADFITLLFAFFVVMYSVSSVNEGKYKVLSETLTGVFNAPQRSVQPVQVGDQPLRVRTSSPEDVIPPPVTEAPRNPQLDAESRTQALRTMADQLTMEFDELISQGVVSLETNEHWLELNLPNSMLFSSGDAEPHYDAFQVIEKIATVLRNRDNAVKVEGFTDNQPIRTSRFPSNWELSSARASAVARMLMMEGVEPERLAAVGYGQYQPVARNDTEEGRRRNRRVVLLISRDASIRGAVR, via the coding sequence ATGCGTCGGCGCAGACAACCCCAGGATGACCTGCACAACAAAGAGCGTTGGCTGATTTCCTACGCGGATTTCATCACGCTTCTGTTCGCTTTTTTTGTCGTCATGTACTCGGTGTCTTCGGTTAACGAGGGCAAATACAAAGTTCTGTCCGAAACCCTGACAGGCGTGTTTAACGCACCCCAGCGCTCGGTGCAGCCGGTCCAGGTGGGCGACCAGCCACTGCGGGTACGGACCAGTTCACCAGAAGACGTCATTCCCCCGCCAGTCACCGAAGCCCCTCGCAATCCTCAACTGGATGCCGAGAGCCGCACACAAGCCCTCAGAACCATGGCAGATCAACTGACTATGGAGTTTGATGAACTGATCAGTCAGGGCGTGGTCAGCCTGGAAACCAATGAACACTGGCTGGAGCTAAACCTGCCAAACAGCATGCTGTTCAGTAGTGGCGACGCCGAACCTCACTACGATGCGTTCCAGGTCATCGAAAAGATCGCGACAGTGCTTCGCAACCGCGATAACGCGGTCAAGGTGGAAGGGTTTACCGATAACCAGCCAATAAGAACCAGCCGGTTTCCATCCAACTGGGAGCTTTCCAGCGCCAGGGCATCGGCCGTGGCTCGTATGTTGATGATGGAAGGTGTAGAACCCGAACGCCTGGCCGCGGTTGGTTACGGCCAGTACCAGCCGGTGGCGAGAAACGATACCGAGGAAGGGCGGCGGCGTAATCGCCGGGTTGTACTTCTGATTTCCCGAGACGCCAGTATTCGTGGTGCCGTTCGCTGA
- a CDS encoding protein-glutamate methylesterase/protein-glutamine glutaminase, producing the protein MTVSVLVVDDSGFFRKRLTEILTASGQIEVVGAATNGREGVELAEKLRPDVITMDYEMPVMDGISAVREIMKKHPTPVLMFSSLTYEGARVTLDALEAGAVDFLPKNFEEIARDTSQLQKILIDRILDVAGSKPSGRSAAPVARPAAPRPGVSRPAAPQPPERPARPVTRDRSAPVQPEPTREPETPRRPSRKAAPRHYSVVAIGTSTGGPVALQKVLTALPASFPAPIVLVQHMPASFTPAFAERLNKLCRIQVKQAEDGDILKPGHALLAPGGKQMMIENRGGQARVRILPGDERLNYKPCVDVTFGSLARSFPGKTLGVILTGMGADGKEGCRMMKQSGSVVWSQDEKSSVIYGMPMAVAKAGLSDEILPLDEVGPRLVEGVS; encoded by the coding sequence ATGACAGTTTCTGTCCTGGTCGTTGATGATTCAGGGTTCTTTCGCAAACGGCTGACGGAAATCCTCACGGCCTCGGGGCAGATCGAGGTTGTTGGTGCGGCAACCAATGGCCGTGAAGGGGTGGAGCTGGCCGAAAAGCTGCGCCCTGATGTGATTACCATGGACTACGAAATGCCTGTGATGGATGGCATTTCGGCGGTTCGTGAAATCATGAAAAAGCACCCGACCCCGGTATTGATGTTCTCCTCTCTGACGTATGAGGGCGCGCGGGTTACTCTGGATGCCCTTGAAGCCGGGGCAGTGGACTTCCTGCCCAAGAACTTCGAGGAAATTGCCCGGGATACCAGCCAACTTCAGAAAATCCTCATCGATCGGATTCTTGACGTGGCCGGCAGCAAGCCCAGCGGTCGTTCTGCGGCTCCGGTTGCGCGCCCGGCAGCGCCGCGTCCCGGGGTTTCGCGCCCGGCTGCCCCGCAGCCTCCAGAGCGGCCCGCCAGACCGGTAACCCGCGACCGCTCAGCCCCGGTCCAGCCAGAGCCGACCCGCGAGCCGGAAACGCCAAGGCGGCCCTCCCGAAAAGCCGCACCAAGACACTACAGCGTGGTTGCAATTGGCACTTCCACAGGAGGACCGGTGGCGCTGCAGAAGGTCTTGACCGCACTGCCGGCGTCGTTCCCGGCTCCCATTGTGCTGGTGCAGCACATGCCTGCCAGTTTTACCCCGGCTTTTGCCGAGCGCCTGAACAAACTTTGCCGTATTCAGGTCAAGCAGGCAGAGGATGGCGATATCCTGAAGCCTGGTCATGCCCTGTTGGCGCCCGGCGGCAAGCAAATGATGATCGAAAATCGTGGCGGTCAGGCGAGAGTCAGGATCCTGCCGGGTGACGAACGGCTGAACTACAAACCCTGTGTGGATGTCACTTTCGGTTCTCTTGCCCGCAGCTTCCCGGGAAAAACCCTGGGCGTCATCCTGACGGGAATGGGAGCAGACGGTAAGGAAGGCTGCCGGATGATGAAGCAGTCCGGTTCGGTGGTCTGGTCCCAGGACGAGAAATCCTCGGTGATCTACGGCATGCCCATGGCCGTCGCCAAGGCCGGATTGAGTGACGAAATCCTGCCGCTTGATGAAGTGGGCCCCCGGCTGGTTGAAGGCGTGAGCTGA
- a CDS encoding chemotaxis protein CheW, with translation MASPSGQVNQAQDDQVLQYVTFRLDDETYGINVMQIQEVLRYTEIAPVPGAPDYVLGIINLRGNVVTVIDTRRRFGLADAEVTDATRIVVMESSSQVMGILVDSVAEVVYLKASEIETAPNVGNEESAKFIQGVCNKNGELIILVEFDKMLSDHEWAEIASL, from the coding sequence ATGGCATCCCCGAGCGGACAAGTAAATCAGGCCCAGGATGATCAGGTACTGCAGTACGTGACCTTCCGCCTGGATGATGAGACCTATGGCATCAACGTGATGCAGATCCAGGAAGTACTGCGGTATACCGAGATTGCTCCGGTACCGGGTGCCCCGGATTACGTGCTGGGCATCATCAACCTGCGGGGCAACGTGGTTACGGTTATTGACACCCGTCGGCGCTTCGGCCTGGCGGACGCAGAAGTGACGGATGCCACGCGGATTGTAGTGATGGAATCCTCCAGCCAGGTCATGGGTATTCTGGTGGATTCAGTGGCGGAAGTGGTCTATCTCAAGGCCAGTGAAATTGAAACCGCACCGAACGTGGGTAACGAGGAAAGTGCCAAGTTTATCCAGGGCGTGTGCAACAAGAATGGCGAGCTGATTATTCTCGTCGAGTTCGACAAAATGTTGTCAGACCACGAGTGGGCTGAAATCGCATCGCTGTAA